A region of Oryctolagus cuniculus chromosome 3, mOryCun1.1, whole genome shotgun sequence DNA encodes the following proteins:
- the DLD gene encoding dihydrolipoyl dehydrogenase, mitochondrial — translation MQSWSRVYCSLAKRGHFNRISHGIQGVSVVPLRTYADQSIDADVTVIGSGPGGYVAAIKAAQLGFKTVCVEKNETLGGTCLNVGCIPSKALLNNSHYYHMAHGKDFASRGIEMSEVRLNLEKMMEQKSTAVKALTGGIAHLFKQNKVVHVNGYGKITGKNQVTATKADGSTQVIDTKNILVATGSEVTPFPGITIDEDTIVSSTGALSLKKVPEKMVVIGAGVIGVELGSVWQRLGADVTAVEFLGHVGGVGIDMEISKNFQRILQKQGFKFKLNTKVTGATKKPDGKIDVSIEAASGGKAEVITCDVLLVCIGRRPFTQNLGLEELGIELDPRGRIPVNTRFQTKIPNIYAIGDVVAGPMLAHKAEDEGILCVEGMAGGAVHIDYNCVPSVIYTHPEVAWVGKSEEQLKEEGIEYKVGKFPFAANSRAKTNADTDGMVKILGQKSTDRVLGAHILGPGAGEMVNEAALALEYGASCEDIARVCHAHPTLSEAFREANLAASFGKSINF, via the exons TTGATGCTGATGTGACTGTGATAGGTTCTGGTCCTGGAGGATATGTCGCTGCTATTAAAGCTGCCCAGTTAGGCTTTAAG ACAGTCTGCGTTGAGAAAAATGAGACACTTGGAGGGACATGCTTGAATGTGGGCTGTATTCCCTCTAAG GCTTTATTGAATAACTCTCATTATTACCATATGGCCCATGGAAAAGATTTTGCATCTAGGGGAATTGAAA TGTCTGAAGTTCGCTTGAATTTAGAGAAGATGATGGAGCAGAAGAGTACTGCAGTAAAAGCTTTAACAGGTGGAATTGCCCATTTATTCAAACAGAATAAG GTTGTTCATGTCAATGGATATGGAAAGATTACTGGCAAAAATCAGGTCACTGCTACAAAAGCTGATGGCAGCACGCAGGTCATCGACACAAAGAATATTCTTGTAGCTACGGGATCAGAAGTTACTCCTTTTCCTGGAATCACG ATTGATGAAGATACAATAGTATCATCTACAGGtgctttatctttaaaaaaagttccagAAAAGATGGTTGTTATTGGTGCAGGAGTAATAGGAGTAGAATTG GGTTCAGTGTGGCAAAGACTTGGTGCAGACGTGACAGCAGTTGAATTTTTGGGTCATGTAGGTGGAGTTGGAATTGACATGGAGATATCTAAAAACTTTCAACGCATCCTTCAAAAACAaggatttaaatttaaattgaatACAAAGGTTACTGGTGCTACCAAGAAGCCAGATGGCAAAATTGATGTGTC TATTGAAGCTGCTTCTGGTGGTAAAGCGGAAGTCATCACTTGCGACGTGCTCTTGGTTTGCATTGGGCGACGACCCTTTACTCAGAATTTGGGACTAGAAGAGCTTGGGATTGAACTAGATCCCAGAGGTAGAATCCCAGTCAATACCAGATTCCAAACTAAGATTCCAAA CATCTATGCTATTGGTGATGTGGTTGCTGGCCCGATGCTGGCTCACAAAGCAGAAGATGAGGGCATCCTCTGTGTCGAAGGAATGGCTGGTGGCGCGGTGCACATTGATTACAACTGCGTGCCGTCCGTGATATACACGCACCCTGAGGTGGCTTGGGTTGGAAAATCGGAAGAGCAGTTGAAGGAAGAG GGTATTGAGTACAAAGTTGGTAAGTTCCCGTTTGCTGCCAACAGCAGAGCTAAGACTAATGCTGACACAGACGGCATGGTGAAGATTCTCGGGCAGAAGTCAACAGACAGAGTACTGGGAGCGCATATTCTAGGACCA GGTGCTGGAGAAATGGTGAATGAAGCGGCTCTGGCTTTGGAATACGGGGCATCCTGTGAAGATATAGCTAGAGTCTGTCATGCGCATCCG ACCTTATCAGAAGCTTTCAGAGAAGCAAACCTGGCTGCATCATTTGGCAAATCAATCAACTTTTAA